The Desulfomicrobium macestii nucleotide sequence CCTGGCGCCAGGCGAAAATCCCGTCATCATCAGGCCCCATGCCGAATTTGGCGCTGCGGTAGGTGAAATGGTGCTGGCTGGCCCGCGAGGTGGGATGGTTGCTCGGATTCAGGCGGGCGTGATTGGCGATGGAGCAGAATTTGCCGATGCGCGTGTACATGACGTGGCAGCGGTCGCACAGGTAGGAATATTCGCCTATCGTGGAGGAAATGATCTCGGTCTGCGCGCCGATCTCGGTCCAGGCACCGAGGGTGCTGTCGACGATGGCGGCCGTTGGGTGGATGCTCGGTTCCGGGGAAAGCATGGTCATGAGTCCGTGCCGTCGAGGGCGATTTCAAGAATCAGGCTGGCCAGGACCTGGCCTCGATCTGCCAAGGGGCCGGAGTTGTCGAAGCGTACCAGGGCGGGTGTTTCCGTCACGGCCATGCGCGCCCGTGCCAGCCTTTTCTCCATCTCGGCCGCGTTTTCCCGGCCACGTGCGTTCAACCGCTCGCGCAGAACCTCTTCGGTCACCTCCACCAGCACGGGCAACAATGCCGGATACGCGCCAAGGGCGCTTGGCAATGCCGCGCGCGAGCCGTTCACGACCACGCTGAGTCCCGCCTCCATCCAGATGTCGATCTCACGGCCGATGCCGTAGGAGAAACCGTGGCTGTCCCAGTGCAGGGCGAAAAGGCCGCGGGTCCGGCGAAGCTGGAATTCGGCCCGATTCAGGGCGACATGGTTTTCCCCGCCCGCATCGGCCGGACGGGTTATGTAGCGGTGCGCGAAGACCACGGGTGCTTCGGCGGGAAGACGCAAACGCGCCTCGGCCATGAGAGAATCCTTTCCGCAGCCCGACGGGCCCATGATGTAAATCAGTCTTGGCATAAAAATCCTTTTTGGGGCGTTGGGGGAGGGCGAAAAATTTTTCGCCCCTACGATGTTTCACCACATCATACATCGCGTCATTGTCGCGACATCGTTTTCGGGCCGGTGTGGGTGTCTGGCCGTACACCGCGTTTGTGGCGGTAGGGGCGGTCCTGCGTGACCGCCCTTCTTCGGTCCTGCGTGGTCCTCCGGCCGGACACCGCGGTTGGGCAGACACGTAGGTCTGCCCCTACGATGCATCGTGGTGAAATCATACCATACATCGCGTCTTTGTTGCGGCACCGTATACGGCCTGGTGTGGGCGTCTGGCCGTACACCGCGTTTGTGGCGGCGGTTGGGCAGACACGTAGGTCTGCCCCTACGATGCGTCGTGATAAAATCAAACATCGCGTCATTGTCGCGGCACCGTTTTTGGGCCGGTTTGGGCGTCTGGCCGGACACCGGGTTTGTGGCGGCGGTTGGGCAGACACGTAGGTCTGCCCCTACGATGCGTCATCACGAAATCAAACATCGCGTCATGGTCGCGACACGTAGGGGCGGTCCTGCGTGACCGCCCTTCTTTCGATCCTGCGTGACCGCCCTTCTTTCGATCCTGCGTGACCGCCCTTCTTTCGATCCTGCGTGACCGCCCTTCTTCGGTCCTGCATGATCGCCCTTCTTCCGGCGCGATGCCCCATCATTAATACACGCGTTCCCCATCGCGCCAGACCCTGCGTATGATGGGCAGGTCGCGGTCGATGTGGACGCGGACGAGATCGGCCCTGAGGCCCGGTTCGATGCGGCCCCGGTCGGTGAGGCCCAGGGCTCGGGCGGGGTTGGCCGTGACCAGGGCCATGGATTCATGCAGGGGCAGGCCCACTTCGGAATGCAGAATCCAGGCCGCGTGCAGAAGGCTCGCCGGGACGTAATCCGAGGACAGGCCGCCGAGCAGGCCGGCGGCGGCCACGTCGCGCACGGAGACGTTGCCCGAATGGGAGCCGTTTCGGACCACGTTGGGCGAGCCCATGAGGGTCAGAAGGCCCAGCTCGCAGGCGCGGCGCGCGGCATCCATGGTCGTCGGAAACTCGCTGATGGCGATGCCGTGTCCGTGGGCCCAGTCAACGTGCTCGGCCGTGGCGTCATCGTGGCTGGCCACGGGCACGCCCTTGCTCCGGCACCAGCCCAGGATGTCCTCGGCATGCGCTCCGGCGAAGCGGGCCTGCACGCCCTGCATGCGGGCCATCTCGACCGCGAACTCCTGGTCCGTCCACTGCCTGTCCTTGCTGTAATAGGTGCGATAGGCGTCGATGTCGACGAACTGGCGCTGGCCCGGGGTGTGATCCATGAGCGAGACCAGATGCACGTCGTCCATGTCCCGAAAAGGTTCAAAGAGGCGCGGCATCTCGGGGTCCGAAATTTCGCAGCGCACGTGCAGGAAATGGTCGGCCCTCAGGTGTCCCGTGGGCCGCAGCTCTTGCAGGGCGGTCAGAGTCAGGTCGAGCATGGTCCGGCGGTCGCTTTTTTCATAATACTGTCCGCAGGACAAAGCGTCGAGAACCGTGGTGATGCCCGCGGCCACAAGCTGCGCGTCATGGGCCAGCAGAGCGGCCCGAGCCGAGGGCCAGAGCACGCCGGGCCGGGGCAGGAGCTGCTTTTCGAGGTTGTCGGTATGCAGCTCGACCAGCCCGGGAATGAGCAGGTCGCCCGCGAAATCGACGGCGGCAGGCGTCGTGGTCGCGCCCGGCGCAATGTCGTGGATCAGCCCGTCGCGCACGGACAGGCTGCCCAGGATGACCTCGTCGGCCAGAACGATACGGGCGTTGGCAAGAATCAGCTCATGCATGGGTCACTCCGGTCTGTTCAGCAGCAGGCAGCGGTCCGCGACCCGCTCGCGCACGTCGTCATCATGAAAAATGCCCACGATAGCCGCGCCGCGCGCCTTGGCTTCGAGGATCATGTCCACGACGGTGTTGCGATTGTTCCCGTCCAGTGAGGCCGTTGGCTCGTCGAGGAGCAGGATGGGATAGTCGCGGATGAAGCCGCGCGCTATATTGACGCGCTGCTGCTCGCCTCCGGAAAAGGTGGCCGGAGCCAGGGACCACAGGCGCTCGGGAATGTTCAGCCGGGCCAGAAGCTCTCCGGCCCGCTCCCTGGCCTCCCGGAGGTCAACGCCCATGGCGGTGAGCCGCTCGGCCACCAGATCGAGGGAGGAGACACGCGGGATGACGCGCAGGAACTGGCTGACATAGCCGAGGCTGCGGCGGCGCACGTCGAGGATGGTGCGGGGCTGGGCGGAGGTCATGTCCACGCCGTCCCCGTCATGGCTGATGACGACGCTGCCCGCGCTTGGGCGGTAGTTCGCGTAGATGGAGCGCAAAAGGCTCGACTTGCCCGAGCCGGAGGGGCCGTGCAGGGCGATGCACTCCCCGGCCGCGACATCGAGATCCACGCCATCGAAAGCGCGGATGCACGTGCCGCCCTGGGTGTGCAGCACGAAGGTCTTGGCCAGGGATCGTATGGAAATCATGGGAATGTTCATGAATGCCTCAAGCTTGCAGGATGGAGGAGACCAGAAGCTGGGTATAGGGGTGACACGGATCGTCGAGGACCTGATCGGACAGGCCCGTCTCGACGACCTCGCCGCCGCGCATGACCATCATGCGGTGGGCCAGGATGCGGGCCACGGCCAGATCATGGGTGACCAGCACCACGGCCAGGCCCAGGGAGGAGACCAACTCGCGCAGGAGATCCAGAAGCCTGGCCTGGACCGAGACGTCGAGGCCGCTGGTGGGTTCGTCCATGAAGATCAGACGCGGGCCCGTGACCAGGTTGCGGGCGATCTGAAGGCGCTGCTGCATGCCGCCGGAAAAGGCCGACGGATGCTCGTCGATACGCTCCGGGTCCAGTTCGACCCGCTCCATCCAGTCAAGGCCCGCCCCGCGAATCCGGCCATAATGACGTTGCCCGAGCGCCATGAGACGCTCGCCGATGTTCCCTCCGGCGCTGACTCGCATGCGCAGACCGTCGCGGGGGTTCTGGTGCACCACTCCAAGATCGGTGCGCTGCAGGCGGCGGCGGTCGGCCTCGCCGAGTTCGGCCAGGGACAGCCAGAGCCCGTCGCGGTCCCGGTAGGACACCTCGCCGGCCGTGGGCATGAGCCGCCCGGACAGGAGACTCAGGAGCGTGGACTTGCCAGACCCCGATTCGCCGACAATGGCCAGCACTTCGCCCGGCCACAGCGTGAAGTTCACGTCACGGCATCCGACGCGGTTTCCGTAGTAGCGGGTCAGGCCCGTGACGCGAAGCAGTTCATTCTCCATCAGTTGCCCTCCCGCTCTTGCACGCGCCGCGCACAGAAGTCCGAATCGGAACAGACGAACATGCGTCCGCCCTGGTCGTCGATGATGATTTCATCGAGAAAACTGCTGCCGCAGCCGCAGATGGCGCACGCCTCGTCCCATTTCTGGATTTCGAAGGGATGATCCTCGAAGTCCAGGCTCTTGACTCTGGTGTGGGGCGGAATGGCGTAGATGCGTTTTTCGCGGCCCGCGCCGAAAAGTTGCAGGGCCGGGCAATCGTCCATCTTGGGGTTGTCGAATTTGGGAATGGGAGACGGGCACATGATGTAGCGGTCCTCGACCTTGACGGGATAGTTGTAGCTGGTCGCGATGCGGCCGTGCTCGGCGATGTCCTCGTAGAGCCTTACGTGCATGACCCCGTATTCCTCCAGGGCGTGCATGGTCCGGGTCTCGGATTCGCTCGGCTCCATGAAACGCAGGGGTTCGGGGATGGGCACCTGGTAGACGAGAATCTGCCCCTCGCGCAGCGCGGCTTCGGGGATGCGATGGCGGGTCTGGATGACCGTGGCCTCTTCGGTGGCCGTGGTCGTGGTCACCTGGGCCGTTCTGGCAAAAAACGAGCGGATGGAGACGGCGTTGGTCGTATCGTCGGCGCCCTGGTCGATGACTTTGAGGACGTCGTCCGGGCCGATGATGGCGGCGGTGATCTGGATGCCGCCCGTGCCCCAGCCATAGGGCAACGGCATCTCGCGGCTGCCGAACGGGACCTGATAGCCGGGGATGGCCACGGCCTTGAGGATGGCCCGGCGGATCATGCCCTTGGTCTGCTCGTCCAGATAAGCGTAGTTGTAACCGGGCACGGATTCAGCGTTCATGACCGTCCTCCTTGTCGTTTGCGGCGTCCTGCCTGAGCCCGCGCACCAGGGCCAGCTCGGACTGAAAATCGACGTAATGCGGAAGCTTCAGGTGCTGCACAAAGCCCGAGGCCTCGACGTTGTCGCTGTGATACAGGACAAACTCCTCGTCCTGGGCCGGACCGCGCACCTCCTCGCCAAGCTCTTCGGCGCGCAGCGATCTGTCTACCAGGGCCATGCTCATGGCCTTGCGTTCCCCCTGTCCGAAGGTCAGGCCGTAGCCACGGGTGAAACGCGCGTCGCCGGAGCCGATGAACTGGTTCACCGTCTCGCATTCGGTCATGGTCATCTCGCCGATGGTCACGGCGAAGCCCAGCTCCTCGGGTACGAACTCGACTTCCAGCTCACCCATGCGGATCTCGCCCACGAAGGGATGGGAATTGCCGAAGCCGCGCTGGGTCGAATAGCCCATGGCCAGAAGAAAGCCCTCGTCGGCACGGGCCAGATTTTGAAGGCGCATGGAGCGCCCGGCGGGCAGGGTCAGGGGCTCACGGGTCAGGTCGTCCGGTTCCGGATCGTCCCCCCTGCCTTCGGATTCGATGATGCCTTCGCGGCCCAGCACTTCGAGCACTCGCGGCATGGCTTCAGGCGTTGCACCCATCAATTCGTCTGAAATTTCTGAAGGCATCGTGCCGGCCGTTGCACCAGACTTCATTTGAGTCGTTGTCTCCGGCGTCGCATCGCGCGCCGTTTCGGATGCCGGTTCGGGCGCGAAGCGATTTTTCCGCAAACAGTTTCCGGCCAGCTCCCAATCAAGCAGGCGGTGGGTATAGTCGAAGGTCGGTCCCAGGACCTGTCCCCCCGGGACATCCTTGAATGTGGCGGAGATGCGGCGGCGGACATGCATTCGCGAGGTGTCGACGGGCTGGGAGTATCCGAATCGCGGCAGGGTCGTGCGGTAGGCGCGCAGCAGAAAAATGGCCTCCATCAGGTCGCCCCTCGCCTGTTTTACGGCCAGGGACGCAAGGATGGGATCGTAGAGGGAGCCTTCGCTCATGACCCGATCCACGGACAGCGACAGCTGCTCGCGAATCTGGTCCAGGGAAAGTTCCGGAACGGACTCCTGGCCCCGCCGCTCCCGGGCCAGCAGCCGGTGCGCCTCGGCAATGGCTTTCTCACCGCCCTTGACAGCTACATACATGGCCCGGCCTCCAGTTTCAGGGTTCTCGGCAAGCCCACGACCTGATCCTTGCCGACCAGGATAAGATCTACGCCTCGGGGAAAGAGGCGGCTGTTGTCACGCCACATTCGTGTGAAGCCCGCAGGGAGCCAGGACAGAGGAATGCGCCCTTCCCCATCCACGCCGGGCCCGCTGATCCGCGCGGCTTCCCCGACGTCGTTTGAGAAATCCGAGGTCAGCAGCACGGTGGTCGATTTTTCGGGATATTCCACGCTGCCAAGAGAAAATGTCTCCAAGGAAGGCATGCGCCCAGGCTGTGCGAGCACGGCGAAGGAGGCCTTGGCCGGGGTATCGGTCAGGGGGCATCCGCAATGAAAGCGCAGGAAACGCAGGGCCTCCTCGGTGTTGCATGCGGCGTCCAGCCAGACCGGGGTTTCCATGTCGCACAGGGTCAGGACCACCGAGGTCATGCTCCCGCTCCAGCCCACCGGACCTTCGGCCTGAACCGGCAATGGAACGAGGGTGCCCGGCCGGGACATGGCTTCGAGGATGACGCGGAACGTTCCCTGACTTTCGAATACGGGGCGGGTGAAGCCCGCGGGGATGGGTTGCAGCATCAGTCCTCCCCCCGCACCAGTGTGAAAAAATCCACCCTGCTCGGACTCACTTCATCGTGCCGCCGGGCCAGGTGCTCCCGCCGTTCGCGCCGCAACGGCTCGATCAATCCCCGGCGCAGATCTTCGCGCCGTTCCGGAAGTTGCATGAGGGCATCGAAAACAGCCGCCAGACAGGCGTGTTCGGGTTTGATACCGCCGATGAAGGCATGACCCATGATCCCGCCTGCAAGGCCGACGCTGCACCGGGTCACGGTCATTTCACCCAGATTGAAGCGCTCCCCCACGTTTCCCGACCGGGCCCTGACCATGACCAGTCCGGTTTCGGGCCCTCGCACGATCCGGTATTCCGGCCGTGCGGCCATGCTGTCCCAGGCGTCCCGCAGCCGGCCTTCATCGGCCAAGGCCAGGGCGGCCATCCATTCCTGCCGCTGTGTCTGTTCGGTTGACATCAATGAAACTCCACAATATGAAAATTTGTCTAGACATCTATGTCTTTTTGCTGAGACTCAATTCTCAGCATTCTGTGACAATTTGCATTCAAGGAGACGGCGATGGAGTTACAGCGCGGAAGTGGAGTGGCCCTGTGGCGGCAGATTCAGGATTGGCTGGAGTTCAGGATCAAGGAGAGGGAAATGCCGCCCGGCAGCAAATTACCCACGGAGCAGGAGCTCGCCGACCGCTTCAAGGTCAATCGGCACACCGTGCGCCGTGCGCTGACCCTGCTGGCGGAAAAGGATCTCATCCGCACGGAACAGGGCAGCGGCAGCTTCGTGCGCGAGCAGATCATCGACTACGCCGTTGGCGTGCGGACCCGCTTTCATGAAAACCTGCTGCGCCAAGAGCGAAAGCCGCGCGGGGAGCTCATCTCGTCGGGCATCATTCCCGCCACGACCGAAGTGGCCCGGGCGCTTGAAATGGACAAGGGCGAACCGGTCATCGTGCTTGAAACCCTTGGCGAGGCGGACTCCGTGCGTATCTGTCTGGCCAGCGCCCACTTTCCCCAGAGCCGCTTTCCGGGCCTTGACGAACATTTCCGCGCCACCGGCTCCGTGACCCAGGCGCTGCGCCATTACGGAGTCATGGATTACCGGCGCAAAAGCACGCACATATCGAGCCGTCTGCCCACCGCCCGTGAAGCACGCATCCTGCATCAGTCAAAAACCCGCCCGGTGCTCGTGACGGAGAGCATCAACGTCGACCCCAGAGACTGGCCCATCGAATTCTGCGAAACACGCTTCGCGTCCGAGCGGGTTCAATTCACCATTGAAACATGACCGTTTTTTGTCTTTTCAGACGACACTGCAAAAAAAACACAAAAGAACCCGAGTGTCATTCCCGCGAAGTCGGGCCATGTCGGGCAATAGCGCGAAATCCATTCTTTTCAGATAGTTAAAAAGGCATGGATCCCCTTCATCAAGGGGATGACGACTTTTTGCAGTGACATCTTTTCAAGCAAGGTCGCGACGCAAAATCATATTTCAGAGACACGCTGTCGCACGTTGTAATACGAAGCTCGCGATGCTCCATGTAATGAGCAGTCAGCCTCAATACATACGCTTTCAGCAAAAATTGACGCCTTGCCGATACCAGCACAATAAAATTCATGCCCTTCCCAAAAACCTTAAAAATGTATGACAGAAGATCTTTTGCTGAATTTCTTGATAAAAAAATATACAGCATGTATTATCAGAGCGCTGTTGTTCGTGCTCACATCTATAAAGCACATTGTGCTTTTCAAGACAGCGATACATCACTCAAAGGATCTCAACATGAAACATATACTGATTGCCTGCGCCTTCTTTTGCGCGTTCCTGTCCGGTTGCGCCACCAACACCTTGCAGCGCAACGCCCTGGAAAACTTCGGCCTGGCCACGGAGAGGGTCGGACGCATGAGCGAATCCGAGTTCCTTTCCATGCGCGACGAAATCATCGAAATGAACTCGCTGCTCATGATTCTCGACAACTCCAAAAATGCCGAAAGCCGCACCTACGACGAACCGGCCCTGGCCGATACGACAACCATGCGCGTTGCCGCATGCAAATCACTGCGCATGTACGGCGACCTGCTCATGCGCCTTGCAGCCGATGATCGTACCGGAATGGTGCGAAAGTCCGCACGGGTTTTTCTGGACAACATCACCGAGACACTGGGGCCGGATCTGACCCTCGCCCAGGAAGAGGCAGTGCAAAACGTGGCTCTGGGCCTTGATGCCCGCTGGACGGCGCGCAAGAAATCCAAGACAATTCAAAGCTTGGTGCTGGCCTTTGCCGATGCCTTGACCATTCTTTCGGGCAGGCTTCTGGCCGATTTCTCCCTGGACGAGTCCTCCACCAGCCATTTGAAGGCATACGCCGACACGGCCAAGGAACTGAAAACCCTGTCCGCGGCCATCATCGACGCCGGAGACAGGGAAACGCTCGACAAGCGGAACAAGGCGGTGAAGGCGTTCGTGCTGGCGCAAAAGGTGATTGCCCGCGCCGAGGCCATGGGCGCACGGATCCACGAGGCCATGGCCACCCTGCAAAAAGCCAACGCCCATGTAGTGGCCGCCATTCAGGACAACAGCTACGACCTGCGGGAAATCAGGGAGTATGGAAAACAGATTCAGAAGATAGGCACGATGCAGCAGGTTCTTTCCCGCTGAGAAGAGACGGACACGAAGCTTTCGAAGCGCCCCATGCGGGCGCTTTTTTTTGTAAAAAAAACGGCAGCCCGGAGGCTGCCGTGATCACGCGGGAATCAGTTTCTGGGGCAGGACGGGAGGGGAATCAGACGGCTGACTCGCTCACGGTACGCCTGATAGGTTTCGCCGAACTGGTCTTCAAGCTCCACCTCTTCGGCCCCGACATTCTTGAAAAAGAGGAAAGTTGCGACGGCAATGCCCAGAATCCCCAAATTGGTATTCAGGATCAGGCACAACCCAGGCATGATGCCGAGCAGGTTCGCAGCAAGGATCGGGTTGCGGCTCCAGGCGAAGGGGCCGGACTCGACCAGCATGTAACCCTCGCCCTTCCTGAGCTCACGCACGGCCAGCGCCAGACCGGCCACTCCCGCCACCAGCCACAGGAGCCCGATCACCGAGCCCAGCAGAAACCATTCCGTGCCAAGGAGCAGATTTTCGAGAATGCTGCCGGCCACGATGATCCCATAAGCAGGCACAAGTACTTTGCAGGCAAGACCTTTTGTATTCATCATGTTCTCCTCAAGGACAAAATTAAGTATGCCGTCACCTAACGACATAAGTACCACCACGGACCGCGATTGAAAAGAACCCGGGCCGGATTAATCCGGGCCGGGTTCATTCGCATTGGGCCTAGCGGGTCAACTGACGGTAACGGATGCGGCGCGGCACCGTCAGGGTGTTTCCTGTGCGGCGCTTCAAATCCTTTTCGTATTCCGAATAGTTGCCCTCGAACCAGACCACCTGGCTATCGCCTTCGAAGGCCAGGATGTGGGTCGCGATGCGGTCCAGGAACCAGCGGTCATGGGAGATGACCACGGCGCATCCGGCGAAGTTTTCAAGCGCCTCTTCCAGAGCGCGCATGGTGTTCACGTCCAAGTCGTTGGTCGGCTCGTCAAGAAGGAGTACGTTGGCCTCCTTTTTGAGCATGAGCGCCAGATGCAGGCGGTTGCGCTCGCCGCCGGAGAGCATGCCCACGGTTTTCTGCTGGTCAGGCCCCGCGAAGTTGAACTTGCTGACGTAGGCGCGGGAGTTGATCTCACGGCCGCCCAGATTGATCGTGTCGTACCCGCCGGAGACCATCTCCCAGACTGATTTCTTGGGATCAAGCACGCCGCGATCCTGGTCCACATGGGCCAGTTTCACGGTCTGACCGAGACGGATCTCCCCGCCATCGGGCTGCTCCTGCCCTGTGATCATGCGAAAAAGAGTGGTCTTGCCCGCGCCGTTGGGTCCGATGACGCCGACGATTCCACCCGGAGGCAGGGCAAAATTCATGTCCTCGATGAGCAGCTTGTCCTCAAAGGCCTTCTTCACGTGGCTGGCTTCGATGACCACATCCCCAAGGCGGGGACCTGAAGGGATGAACAGCTCCAGGGTCTTGATCTTGTCTTTGGTCTCCTGGTTGAGCAGGTTCTCGTAGGACGAGATTCTGGCCTTGGCCTTGGCATGGCGGCCCTTGGGCGACATGTTGATCCATTCCAGCTCGTGCTTCAGGGTACGCTGGCGAGCGCTCTCCTCCTTTTCCTCCTGGGCCAGGCGATTCTGCTTCTGTTCCAGCCAGGAAGAATAGTTACCCTTCCACGGAATGCCCACGCCCCGGTCCAGCTCCAGAATCCAGCCCGCGACGTTGTCCAGGAAATAGCGGTCATGGGTCACGGCGATGATGGTGCCCTGATACTGCTGCAGATGATGCTCAAGCCAGGCGATGGTCTCGGCGTCTAGATGGTTGGTGGGTTCGTCCAGGAGCAGGATGTCGGGCTTCTGCAACAGCAGGCGGCACAGGGCCACGCGACGCTTCTCGCCGCCGGACAGGACGCCGACCTTGGTCTCGGGATCGGGGCAGCGCAGGGCCTCCATGGCCATCTCAAGACGCGAATCGAGCTCCCAGGCATCCTGGGCGTCGAGCTTCTCCTGCACGTCGCCCTGGCGGGCGATGAGCGCGTCCATCTCGTCGTCGCTCATGGGCTCGGCGAACTTGGCGTTGATCTCCTCGAACTCCTGCATGAGGTCGACGGTCTCCTGCACGGCCTCCTGCACGATCTCGCGCACGGTCCGCTCGGGATCAAGCTGCGGCTCCTGCTCCAGGTAGCCTACGGAATACCCGGGAGAGATGACGATGTTGCCATTGTACTCCTTGTCCACACCGGCCATGATCTTAAGCAGCGAGCTCTTGCCGGAGCCGTTCAGGCCCAGAACGCCGATCTTGGCCCCGTAGAAAAAGGACAGGGAAATGTCCTTGATGACCGGTTTCTTGTCGTAAAACCGGGACACCTTCATCATGGAATAAATGATCTTATTTGGTTCGTCGCTCATGAAAATACCCTCGAAATGTGAATTGATTGCATAAATGCCGGCCGGTTCGGCCGTTGTGGACAAACCGGGAATGAGAGCGGCCGACAAAAGGCCGGCCGCATGAAATATTGCCTGGATTCAGGATATGCTAATGGCCGAAGCCCGGAATTTCCAGTCTCTTTTCCAGCCTGCGCAGGCCGTAGGAAGCCACGCTGACCAGTACAAGGTAATAGACGCCCACGACCATGAACACCTCGCTGAAGCGGAAACTCTCGCTGGCCACGATCTTGGCCTGCCCGGTCAGCTCGAAGCAGGTGATGACGTAGGCCAGGGACGAATACTTGATCAGGTACACGATCTCGTTCCCGCAGCCGGGCAGCGCCCGACGAAAGGCCTGGGGAATGA carries:
- a CDS encoding LbetaH domain-containing protein encodes the protein MTMLSPEPSIHPTAAIVDSTLGAWTEIGAQTEIISSTIGEYSYLCDRCHVMYTRIGKFCSIANHARLNPSNHPTSRASQHHFTYRSAKFGMGPDDDGIFAWRQEHSVSLGHDVWIGHGALVMPGVTVGTGAVVASGAVVTKDVPDYAIVAGVPAKPIKYRFSPEIREKLTALAWWDWEHERLAAALKDFRELAVEAFVEKYG
- the phnN gene encoding phosphonate metabolism protein/1,5-bisphosphokinase (PRPP-forming) PhnN, with the translated sequence MPRLIYIMGPSGCGKDSLMAEARLRLPAEAPVVFAHRYITRPADAGGENHVALNRAEFQLRRTRGLFALHWDSHGFSYGIGREIDIWMEAGLSVVVNGSRAALPSALGAYPALLPVLVEVTEEVLRERLNARGRENAAEMEKRLARARMAVTETPALVRFDNSGPLADRGQVLASLILEIALDGTDS
- a CDS encoding alpha-D-ribose 1-methylphosphonate 5-triphosphate diphosphatase, whose protein sequence is MHELILANARIVLADEVILGSLSVRDGLIHDIAPGATTTPAAVDFAGDLLIPGLVELHTDNLEKQLLPRPGVLWPSARAALLAHDAQLVAAGITTVLDALSCGQYYEKSDRRTMLDLTLTALQELRPTGHLRADHFLHVRCEISDPEMPRLFEPFRDMDDVHLVSLMDHTPGQRQFVDIDAYRTYYSKDRQWTDQEFAVEMARMQGVQARFAGAHAEDILGWCRSKGVPVASHDDATAEHVDWAHGHGIAISEFPTTMDAARRACELGLLTLMGSPNVVRNGSHSGNVSVRDVAAAGLLGGLSSDYVPASLLHAAWILHSEVGLPLHESMALVTANPARALGLTDRGRIEPGLRADLVRVHIDRDLPIIRRVWRDGERVY
- the phnL gene encoding phosphonate C-P lyase system protein PhnL, translating into MNIPMISIRSLAKTFVLHTQGGTCIRAFDGVDLDVAAGECIALHGPSGSGKSSLLRSIYANYRPSAGSVVISHDGDGVDMTSAQPRTILDVRRRSLGYVSQFLRVIPRVSSLDLVAERLTAMGVDLREARERAGELLARLNIPERLWSLAPATFSGGEQQRVNIARGFIRDYPILLLDEPTASLDGNNRNTVVDMILEAKARGAAIVGIFHDDDVRERVADRCLLLNRPE
- the phnK gene encoding phosphonate C-P lyase system protein PhnK → MENELLRVTGLTRYYGNRVGCRDVNFTLWPGEVLAIVGESGSGKSTLLSLLSGRLMPTAGEVSYRDRDGLWLSLAELGEADRRRLQRTDLGVVHQNPRDGLRMRVSAGGNIGERLMALGQRHYGRIRGAGLDWMERVELDPERIDEHPSAFSGGMQQRLQIARNLVTGPRLIFMDEPTSGLDVSVQARLLDLLRELVSSLGLAVVLVTHDLAVARILAHRMMVMRGGEVVETGLSDQVLDDPCHPYTQLLVSSILQA
- a CDS encoding alpha-D-ribose 1-methylphosphonate 5-phosphate C-P-lyase PhnJ translates to MNAESVPGYNYAYLDEQTKGMIRRAILKAVAIPGYQVPFGSREMPLPYGWGTGGIQITAAIIGPDDVLKVIDQGADDTTNAVSIRSFFARTAQVTTTTATEEATVIQTRHRIPEAALREGQILVYQVPIPEPLRFMEPSESETRTMHALEEYGVMHVRLYEDIAEHGRIATSYNYPVKVEDRYIMCPSPIPKFDNPKMDDCPALQLFGAGREKRIYAIPPHTRVKSLDFEDHPFEIQKWDEACAICGCGSSFLDEIIIDDQGGRMFVCSDSDFCARRVQEREGN
- a CDS encoding carbon-phosphorus lyase complex subunit PhnI, which encodes MYVAVKGGEKAIAEAHRLLARERRGQESVPELSLDQIREQLSLSVDRVMSEGSLYDPILASLAVKQARGDLMEAIFLLRAYRTTLPRFGYSQPVDTSRMHVRRRISATFKDVPGGQVLGPTFDYTHRLLDWELAGNCLRKNRFAPEPASETARDATPETTTQMKSGATAGTMPSEISDELMGATPEAMPRVLEVLGREGIIESEGRGDDPEPDDLTREPLTLPAGRSMRLQNLARADEGFLLAMGYSTQRGFGNSHPFVGEIRMGELEVEFVPEELGFAVTIGEMTMTECETVNQFIGSGDARFTRGYGLTFGQGERKAMSMALVDRSLRAEELGEEVRGPAQDEEFVLYHSDNVEASGFVQHLKLPHYVDFQSELALVRGLRQDAANDKEDGHER
- the phnH gene encoding phosphonate C-P lyase system protein PhnH; protein product: MLQPIPAGFTRPVFESQGTFRVILEAMSRPGTLVPLPVQAEGPVGWSGSMTSVVLTLCDMETPVWLDAACNTEEALRFLRFHCGCPLTDTPAKASFAVLAQPGRMPSLETFSLGSVEYPEKSTTVLLTSDFSNDVGEAARISGPGVDGEGRIPLSWLPAGFTRMWRDNSRLFPRGVDLILVGKDQVVGLPRTLKLEAGPCM
- the phnG gene encoding phosphonate C-P lyase system protein PhnG, whose product is MSTEQTQRQEWMAALALADEGRLRDAWDSMAARPEYRIVRGPETGLVMVRARSGNVGERFNLGEMTVTRCSVGLAGGIMGHAFIGGIKPEHACLAAVFDALMQLPERREDLRRGLIEPLRRERREHLARRHDEVSPSRVDFFTLVRGED
- the phnF gene encoding phosphonate metabolism transcriptional regulator PhnF, with protein sequence MELQRGSGVALWRQIQDWLEFRIKEREMPPGSKLPTEQELADRFKVNRHTVRRALTLLAEKDLIRTEQGSGSFVREQIIDYAVGVRTRFHENLLRQERKPRGELISSGIIPATTEVARALEMDKGEPVIVLETLGEADSVRICLASAHFPQSRFPGLDEHFRATGSVTQALRHYGVMDYRRKSTHISSRLPTAREARILHQSKTRPVLVTESINVDPRDWPIEFCETRFASERVQFTIET
- a CDS encoding methyltransferase family protein, producing the protein MNTKGLACKVLVPAYGIIVAGSILENLLLGTEWFLLGSVIGLLWLVAGVAGLALAVRELRKGEGYMLVESGPFAWSRNPILAANLLGIMPGLCLILNTNLGILGIAVATFLFFKNVGAEEVELEDQFGETYQAYRERVSRLIPLPSCPRN